In the Leptospira limi genome, one interval contains:
- the mtnA gene encoding S-methyl-5-thioribose-1-phosphate isomerase, with translation MPQPEFLPIQWKSTYLSLLDQRALPGKKEFLEIKSVEETIMAIREMAVRGAPAIAITGIFGLTLGAKKKSGKVNSQEIESLIKQVFESRPTAVNLSFALQEAKKRVEGETLWESIQTIWESYALEMMVEDLNANQTLGKNGANLFPKNQEEFHIITHCNTGALATAGHGTALGVIRSLRDLGKKVVVYADETRPFLQGSRLTAFEMMEEGIECYIITDGMSGWLMNHRKIDAVLVGCDRVAANGDTANKIGTYNLAIVAHEHNVPFYVCATKESFDLNLKTGEEIPIEMRKESEVTQFDFLKTPEGKYLFLEGKTSPVGARALNPSFDITKAKFIKNFITELGCFVPGEILIRLKNV, from the coding sequence ATGCCCCAACCGGAATTTTTACCCATCCAGTGGAAATCCACTTATCTCTCCTTACTTGACCAAAGGGCCTTGCCAGGCAAAAAAGAATTTTTAGAAATAAAGTCAGTTGAAGAAACAATTATGGCAATTCGTGAAATGGCTGTTAGGGGAGCACCAGCCATTGCCATCACTGGTATTTTTGGCCTTACACTTGGTGCCAAAAAAAAATCAGGTAAAGTAAATTCTCAAGAAATTGAATCTCTCATCAAACAAGTGTTTGAGTCTAGGCCAACAGCAGTGAACTTAAGTTTTGCTTTACAAGAAGCAAAAAAACGAGTGGAAGGGGAAACTCTTTGGGAATCCATCCAAACAATTTGGGAATCGTATGCACTTGAGATGATGGTGGAAGATCTAAACGCCAACCAAACCTTGGGAAAAAATGGAGCAAATTTATTTCCCAAAAACCAGGAAGAGTTTCATATCATCACTCATTGTAATACAGGTGCGTTGGCAACAGCAGGTCATGGAACAGCACTTGGTGTCATCCGAAGTCTTCGTGACTTAGGAAAAAAGGTTGTTGTTTATGCTGATGAAACAAGGCCATTTTTACAAGGTTCAAGGCTCACTGCTTTTGAAATGATGGAAGAAGGGATCGAATGTTATATCATCACAGATGGAATGTCTGGATGGCTCATGAACCACAGGAAAATTGACGCAGTCCTTGTTGGTTGTGATCGTGTTGCGGCCAATGGAGATACGGCGAATAAAATTGGTACGTACAATTTAGCAATTGTTGCCCACGAACATAATGTTCCGTTTTATGTTTGTGCAACAAAGGAAAGTTTTGATCTCAATTTAAAAACGGGGGAGGAAATTCCGATTGAAATGCGAAAGGAATCAGAAGTAACTCAGTTTGATTTTTTGAAAACTCCAGAGGGAAAGTATTTATTTCTGGAAGGGAAAACCTCACCCGTAGGTGCAAGAGCTCTCAATCCGTCGTTTGACATCACAAAGGCTAAATTTATCAAAAACTTTATTACAGAATTAGGATGTTTTGTACCTGGAGAGATTCTCATTCGTCTAAAGAATGTATGA
- the msrA gene encoding peptide-methionine (S)-S-oxide reductase MsrA: protein MTEKAILGGGCFWCTEAVYLRIQGVISVESGYAGGQSPNPSYKEICTGTTGHAEVIQIEFNPEVISYSKILEIFWASHDPTTLNRQGNDVGTQYRSVIFYLNEKQKELAVESKRKHAYMFPDPIVTEISPAPTFYKAEDYHQNYFTLNPQNPYCHYVIFPKLKKLGLKLN, encoded by the coding sequence ATGACGGAAAAAGCGATTTTAGGTGGTGGGTGTTTTTGGTGTACGGAAGCAGTGTACTTACGCATCCAAGGTGTGATTTCCGTAGAATCTGGTTATGCAGGTGGTCAATCACCAAACCCAAGTTATAAGGAAATTTGCACTGGAACCACTGGCCATGCCGAAGTGATCCAAATTGAATTTAACCCAGAAGTGATATCCTATTCAAAAATATTGGAGATTTTTTGGGCGTCACATGACCCAACCACACTCAACCGGCAAGGGAACGATGTAGGAACACAATATAGATCAGTTATTTTCTATTTGAATGAAAAACAAAAGGAACTTGCAGTCGAATCCAAAAGAAAACATGCTTATATGTTCCCTGATCCCATTGTCACTGAAATTTCACCTGCTCCCACTTTTTACAAAGCAGAAGATTACCACCAAAATTATTTTACATTAAACCCACAAAATCCGTATTGCCATTATGTGATTTTCCCAAAATTGAAAAAATTGGGACTAAAGTTAAATTGA
- a CDS encoding alpha/beta hydrolase family protein → MKPYVLALPLILSYAGLKQKKSLERKEFTLSETGRRSFLFYPKYTDPTSLPGVYIQHGMSAMGIDDQRIIDLAENIASTGHSVILPELPEVKGLKIEETTISNIQNLMLEIHSNKQLFNGNDLGYLSASFSAGMGIIAASRSNTRDKIKSSMLIGGYCNFLEAVPFVFSHYEVDPYAVYVILYNMLHRFERELAEELESVYYEAALDNGLKRTGQNAKSELYLNKSSKLAKEFFDQVHNDRTFRISLAQRVLDTVPEKMPENLSPFYQLEMLSGPVSLLHGKTDPVISAEESEKLALLLKGKGIPYVHRTSTALTHGDSLPLHSQIFGVPALLQTFGSFLHWLDQ, encoded by the coding sequence ATGAAACCCTATGTTTTGGCTCTCCCTCTAATTTTGAGTTATGCCGGACTAAAACAAAAAAAATCTCTCGAACGAAAAGAATTCACTTTATCCGAAACGGGACGTCGTAGTTTTCTTTTTTATCCGAAATACACTGATCCAACATCCTTACCTGGTGTCTACATCCAACATGGAATGAGTGCCATGGGTATTGATGACCAAAGGATCATCGACTTAGCAGAAAACATCGCAAGCACAGGGCATAGTGTCATATTACCAGAACTTCCGGAAGTCAAAGGATTAAAAATCGAAGAAACTACCATCTCCAATATTCAAAATTTGATGTTAGAGATTCATTCAAACAAACAATTGTTTAACGGTAATGACTTAGGGTATTTATCTGCTAGTTTTTCTGCGGGAATGGGAATCATTGCTGCTTCCAGATCCAATACTCGTGATAAAATCAAATCGAGTATGCTCATAGGTGGGTATTGTAACTTTTTGGAAGCAGTCCCTTTTGTATTTTCTCATTACGAAGTAGATCCGTACGCTGTGTATGTTATTTTATATAATATGCTCCACCGTTTCGAACGAGAACTCGCAGAAGAACTCGAGTCCGTGTATTATGAAGCTGCCCTAGACAATGGACTCAAACGAACAGGGCAAAATGCCAAGTCCGAATTGTATTTAAACAAATCTTCGAAACTTGCGAAAGAATTTTTTGACCAAGTCCACAACGATCGAACCTTTCGGATCAGTTTGGCCCAACGGGTTTTGGACACAGTTCCCGAAAAAATGCCAGAAAACCTTTCTCCTTTTTACCAATTGGAAATGTTAAGTGGCCCAGTTTCCCTTCTGCATGGAAAAACAGACCCCGTCATCTCGGCCGAAGAATCGGAAAAACTGGCCCTCCTCCTCAAAGGGAAAGGGATCCCTTATGTCCACAGGACTTCCACTGCCCTTACCCACGGAGACAGTCTCCCTCTCCATTCCCAAATTTTTGGGGTCCCTGCTCTCTTACAAACTTTTGGAAGTTTTCTGCATTGGTTAGACCAATAG
- a CDS encoding CHAT domain-containing protein yields MLSLIIDRVGNVNIFNVLEDNLPVEESHIQSTLDDDLILEYLGEVERLVHVSQSVLSKPNQILNVDILQDLKVLGETFFQQFFPTSIIEKLKNTNKHSIHFNIDPTLALVPWELLHDGTSFLSDKFRIGKTIRGGLHRSTHKENRKIKMLIIADPTEDLPHAQKEGEVLFSVLSQKVPNHLLELEFIGGKQVTKLKLLSLIKDKHIIHYSGHLHFSDDSLENGWLLSDGKVLKAREIKSTGIDTDLVFSNSCMSAKSAGKKLNTNILNQYAGAFLTAGIKTFVGTNWEILDNERTIDFTVRFYTYLFSDKSVGESLFLSKEFARRNYHANDLTWANYSLYGNPDFAMFVKERRNFHSAKILNPTAVLEFYPTPIAASYSKCNHLNKNKTVDKTNLLNLIRLFESISQVVGMIVFSDHASHAMNKSIPNNLDDAVTIRKWWELVYSCVWDFQKLKITSIFDSALPVLHEQKETIFKILGWLEVWEESDINAEELESYQIILQFFLENMLLEFAELERISILLVSENNNPHFYFKGIKPSYLYPTSHGSREKLLEQLSHHKGNLVLLHESRKMVIPFQTYFKEKKETGELELVFNGLIPFVIGAKQN; encoded by the coding sequence ATGCTCTCCCTCATCATAGATCGTGTTGGTAATGTCAATATCTTCAATGTTTTAGAGGATAATCTTCCAGTAGAAGAATCCCACATCCAATCTACGTTAGACGATGATTTGATTTTAGAGTATTTGGGAGAAGTGGAACGTCTTGTCCATGTTTCCCAATCCGTATTGTCCAAACCCAACCAAATTTTAAATGTTGATATCTTACAAGATTTGAAAGTACTCGGGGAAACTTTTTTTCAACAGTTTTTCCCAACCTCTATCATCGAAAAATTAAAAAACACAAACAAACATAGCATCCACTTTAATATCGATCCAACACTAGCTCTTGTTCCTTGGGAATTATTACATGATGGAACGAGTTTTCTCTCTGACAAATTTCGCATTGGAAAAACGATTCGTGGTGGTCTACATCGTTCCACTCATAAAGAAAATCGTAAAATCAAAATGCTCATCATTGCAGATCCAACAGAAGATTTGCCACATGCCCAAAAGGAAGGAGAAGTATTATTTTCAGTTCTCAGCCAAAAAGTACCAAACCATCTCCTCGAATTAGAATTCATAGGTGGAAAACAGGTCACCAAACTCAAGTTACTTTCTCTTATCAAAGACAAACATATCATCCATTATTCAGGCCACTTACATTTTTCCGATGACTCTCTTGAAAATGGTTGGTTATTGTCGGATGGAAAAGTTCTCAAGGCACGTGAAATTAAATCAACAGGTATTGATACTGATTTAGTATTCTCTAACTCTTGTATGTCGGCAAAATCTGCAGGTAAAAAATTAAATACAAACATTTTAAACCAATATGCAGGAGCTTTTTTGACTGCAGGAATCAAAACATTTGTAGGAACAAATTGGGAAATTTTAGATAATGAAAGGACAATCGATTTTACTGTAAGATTTTATACATATCTATTTTCAGATAAATCTGTTGGAGAGTCCTTATTCTTATCGAAAGAATTTGCAAGACGTAATTACCATGCGAATGATTTAACTTGGGCTAATTATTCTTTATATGGGAATCCTGATTTTGCAATGTTTGTGAAAGAAAGAAGGAATTTTCATTCTGCAAAAATTTTAAATCCAACTGCTGTACTTGAGTTTTATCCAACTCCAATTGCCGCTTCTTATTCTAAGTGTAATCATTTGAACAAAAACAAAACGGTTGATAAAACAAATCTCCTCAATTTGATTCGATTGTTTGAATCGATAAGCCAAGTGGTAGGGATGATTGTATTTAGTGATCATGCTTCTCATGCAATGAACAAATCCATTCCTAATAATTTGGATGATGCTGTTACAATTCGTAAATGGTGGGAACTTGTTTATAGTTGTGTATGGGATTTTCAAAAGTTAAAAATTACGAGTATATTTGATTCTGCTCTTCCCGTTTTACACGAACAAAAGGAAACCATTTTTAAAATCTTAGGATGGTTGGAAGTTTGGGAAGAGAGTGATATCAATGCGGAAGAATTAGAATCTTACCAAATCATTCTTCAGTTTTTTTTAGAGAATATGTTATTGGAATTTGCGGAACTAGAACGAATCAGTATCTTACTCGTTTCGGAGAACAATAACCCACATTTTTATTTTAAAGGGATCAAACCATCTTATTTGTATCCGACTTCCCACGGATCTCGTGAAAAACTTTTAGAACAATTGTCACATCACAAAGGAAACTTAGTGTTGTTACACGAAAGCAGAAAAATGGTAATCCCATTTCAAACCTATTTCAAAGAGAAAAAGGAAACTGGTGAATTGGAACTTGTATTCAATGGTCTCATTCCGTTTGTAATCGGAGCAAAACAGAATTGA
- a CDS encoding chemotaxis protein CheX, producing the protein MDPLIDEKFILTVSQVLPDHFYKTLLVFAEREAYGPSKNEGLCFENCTLVEFVGDINGKLYLALDGYTKLKLLPKIAKAFQIDPTSRAHSASIMMEFANQIAGKLITEMRLGRYEIDILPPENLNHKLVPISLEHFRQYILIFNLKDRRGDEYMGRLYLILLLEKFPTPQN; encoded by the coding sequence ATGGATCCACTCATCGATGAAAAATTCATTTTAACGGTTTCACAAGTATTACCGGACCATTTTTACAAAACCTTACTCGTGTTTGCTGAAAGAGAAGCATATGGTCCTTCCAAAAACGAAGGGCTATGTTTTGAAAATTGTACCCTTGTCGAATTTGTGGGTGATATCAATGGAAAACTCTATTTAGCACTCGATGGTTATACTAAACTCAAACTTTTACCAAAAATAGCCAAAGCCTTCCAAATTGATCCAACTTCCAGAGCCCACTCTGCATCCATCATGATGGAATTTGCCAATCAAATTGCAGGTAAATTGATTACAGAAATGCGTCTTGGTCGTTACGAAATTGATATCTTGCCACCAGAAAATTTAAATCACAAACTAGTTCCGATTTCACTGGAACACTTTCGCCAATACATTCTCATCTTTAACTTAAAAGACCGACGTGGGGATGAATACATGGGAAGATTGTATCTGATTTTATTGTTGGAAAAATTCCCCACTCCCCAAAACTAA
- a CDS encoding sigma-54 down-regulated protein translates to MEQQVKDGLNFILGAVNTAKVEAEKAFSSINAEFQNLAAKGAQDQSEISVNLRKYVQEGLSQVETIVGKANTVVAEAKAKVATVTSKA, encoded by the coding sequence ATGGAACAACAAGTAAAAGACGGATTAAACTTTATCTTAGGCGCAGTAAACACTGCAAAAGTAGAAGCAGAAAAAGCTTTCTCTAGCATTAATGCAGAATTTCAAAACTTAGCAGCGAAAGGTGCTCAAGACCAAAGCGAAATTTCTGTAAACCTTAGAAAATACGTTCAAGAAGGTCTTTCTCAAGTAGAAACCATCGTTGGAAAAGCTAACACTGTTGTTGCGGAAGCAAAAGCAAAAGTAGCAACTGTTACTTCAAAAGCATAA
- a CDS encoding DUF342 domain-containing protein, protein MDVKNAPDFNPERGLKIQISEDRLTATLLVKPVWLLGGSMSNILIYEALDNASIHRDRILMKDVDLAALEIDKILKDPTKVKEDFTFVVGKGIPAKQGESGWIKFYFPRAQRVVLKEDGSADFRNINKYVHVKEGEKLATLFEGVAGEQGTDVLGNPIYPNPIDRPRLTLGKNVLPKTIDDPEKPGRQLKEYFATLSGVVFSTDTSLTVSPELNIESNIGLGTGNINFEGTIRVKGTIEEGAIVNCQGSLYLDGNVESSDVVVGEDLEVKGGVKAKGKGVIRIKGDLRAKFVENANLEIDGDCIIENFILGSRILCLGNIILTGESSSIIGSDLISYQGITVSSLGSSAQMDTVVEVGFHYKNDRLLTEGSSRLSDMEKELEALVPEIQKIKEVVQRSRGKIDDARKEKFKEIFDAYQKKNKTVELLKSKIEELKGARYNQDNVKVVVRNTAHPGAVIKYRRQVEKITKAQSAFVMNFFPNQDKAMLTAFKGK, encoded by the coding sequence ATGGACGTAAAAAATGCACCGGACTTCAATCCGGAACGAGGACTCAAGATCCAAATCTCCGAGGATCGTTTGACAGCCACTCTCTTAGTCAAACCAGTTTGGCTGTTAGGTGGCTCTATGAGCAATATACTCATTTATGAAGCACTAGATAACGCGTCCATTCATAGAGACCGCATTTTGATGAAAGATGTGGACCTAGCTGCCCTCGAAATTGATAAAATTTTAAAGGATCCAACCAAGGTAAAAGAGGATTTTACGTTTGTTGTTGGGAAAGGGATTCCCGCCAAACAAGGGGAAAGTGGTTGGATTAAGTTTTATTTTCCAAGAGCCCAACGAGTTGTTTTAAAAGAAGATGGTTCGGCTGATTTTCGTAATATCAATAAATATGTTCACGTAAAAGAAGGGGAAAAACTTGCTACCTTATTTGAAGGGGTGGCGGGAGAACAAGGAACAGACGTCCTTGGAAATCCAATTTACCCGAATCCTATTGACAGACCAAGGCTCACCTTGGGTAAAAATGTTTTGCCTAAAACCATTGATGACCCTGAAAAACCAGGTAGACAACTCAAAGAATACTTTGCCACGTTAAGTGGTGTGGTATTTTCAACAGACACTTCTCTTACCGTATCTCCTGAGTTAAATATTGAAAGTAATATTGGATTAGGAACAGGGAATATCAATTTTGAAGGTACCATCCGTGTCAAAGGAACCATTGAAGAAGGTGCGATTGTCAACTGCCAAGGTTCCCTTTATTTAGATGGAAACGTTGAATCTTCTGATGTGGTTGTTGGTGAAGATTTAGAAGTCAAAGGTGGAGTGAAAGCAAAAGGTAAGGGAGTGATCCGCATCAAAGGTGATCTTCGTGCAAAGTTTGTTGAAAATGCTAACCTTGAAATTGATGGCGATTGTATCATCGAAAACTTTATTTTAGGAAGTAGAATCCTTTGTTTGGGGAATATCATCTTAACTGGGGAATCCTCTTCTATCATTGGAAGTGATTTAATTTCCTACCAAGGAATCACCGTTTCCTCACTCGGTTCCTCAGCACAAATGGACACAGTTGTAGAAGTTGGATTCCATTATAAAAATGACCGACTTCTTACAGAAGGGAGTTCTCGCCTTTCCGATATGGAAAAGGAACTGGAAGCACTTGTACCTGAAATCCAAAAGATCAAAGAAGTGGTACAACGTTCTCGTGGAAAAATTGATGATGCCAGAAAAGAAAAGTTCAAAGAAATCTTTGATGCCTATCAGAAAAAAAACAAAACCGTTGAGTTACTCAAATCAAAAATTGAAGAACTAAAAGGTGCTCGTTACAACCAAGACAATGTAAAAGTGGTAGTACGAAACACTGCTCACCCTGGAGCTGTCATCAAATACAGAAGGCAAGTGGAAAAAATCACCAAAGCACAATCAGCTTTTGTAATGAACTTTTTTCCAAACCAAGACAAAGCAATGCTCACAGCCTTTAAAGGCAAATGA
- a CDS encoding class I SAM-dependent DNA methyltransferase, with amino-acid sequence MKLYSELAEYYFTIEEPGRKFSEEILFLRETFKRHKIYSVLDIGCGTGEHIKELQGMGFKPHGVDGSPRMLEIAKARFPHCSFELGKMENYVAKQPVDGVICLYGTFNYLVNDDLVQNFLRNCYKNLKQAGLLVLEIWNADPIHRIKRKPITTVSNVRQGTTSIRRNRGFRLTRADDIAIVEVNYVYNLNQKDLKDKHTMRVFHFPQVRNFLDENKFDILNVYSNYDGEKYIKTGARMLIVAKKRS; translated from the coding sequence ATGAAACTCTATTCCGAATTAGCAGAATACTATTTTACCATCGAAGAACCTGGCCGAAAGTTTTCGGAAGAAATCCTTTTCTTAAGAGAAACATTCAAGCGACATAAAATTTATTCCGTCCTCGACATTGGGTGTGGGACAGGGGAACACATCAAAGAATTACAAGGGATGGGTTTCAAACCACATGGTGTCGACGGATCTCCCCGGATGCTCGAGATTGCAAAAGCAAGATTTCCACATTGTAGTTTTGAACTTGGAAAAATGGAAAACTACGTCGCCAAACAACCTGTTGATGGAGTGATTTGTTTGTATGGAACATTTAATTATTTAGTCAATGATGATTTGGTACAAAATTTCCTACGAAATTGTTATAAAAACTTAAAACAAGCTGGGTTACTTGTTTTGGAAATTTGGAATGCAGATCCCATCCACCGCATCAAACGCAAACCCATCACCACTGTAAGCAATGTAAGACAAGGGACAACATCCATAAGAAGGAACCGCGGATTTCGGTTAACAAGGGCAGATGACATTGCCATCGTAGAAGTGAATTATGTTTATAATTTAAACCAAAAGGATTTAAAAGACAAACATACCATGCGAGTGTTTCATTTCCCACAAGTCAGGAATTTCTTAGACGAAAACAAATTTGATATCTTAAACGTGTATAGCAATTACGACGGAGAAAAGTACATCAAAACAGGCGCAAGGATGCTCATCGTCGCCAAAAAGAGGTCTTGA
- the lpdA gene encoding dihydrolipoyl dehydrogenase — MSNSNHFQVIVIGGGPGGYVAAIRAAQLGLQTCVVERDKLGGVCLNWGCIPTKALLESAHVLEHLREASKFGISADNIKADFEAIIKRSRSVADQMAKGVEFLMKKNKVTVVNGEASFTNAKTIEVKSNTGETSSLTADYFILAVGAKNKSLPFLPFDGKRVLSAREAMVEPKVIPNLAIIGAGAIGVEFADFYASMGSKVTIIEYQDHLLPNEDKELSGILERSFKKRGIEQYLSYGVETATVSEKGVELTLLDRNSAKKEKLNFDKVIVGVGITPNTMTIGLDAIGVKLKNGFVEYVGNYRSTIDHIYAIGDCIPTPSLAHVASAEGIRAAEDISIRMGNPHHIQIQRLNYAYIPGCTYCHPEVASVGLSEDKAKAMGHDIKVGKFPFSASGRAQAQGDTTGMVKIVSDAKHGEILGAHIIGPGATELIAELTLGANMEITVRELANTIHAHPTLSEGIMESAAAVLGEAINI; from the coding sequence ATGTCCAATTCAAACCATTTCCAAGTGATCGTGATTGGAGGAGGGCCAGGTGGTTATGTCGCTGCCATTCGCGCTGCCCAACTCGGTTTACAAACATGTGTTGTCGAACGCGACAAACTCGGTGGAGTTTGTTTGAATTGGGGTTGTATTCCCACCAAAGCATTGTTAGAAAGTGCACATGTTTTAGAACATTTAAGGGAAGCATCTAAATTTGGAATTTCGGCAGACAATATCAAAGCCGATTTTGAGGCCATCATCAAACGTTCACGGTCAGTGGCAGACCAAATGGCAAAAGGTGTTGAGTTCCTCATGAAAAAAAACAAGGTCACCGTAGTAAATGGTGAAGCAAGTTTTACAAATGCAAAAACCATAGAGGTGAAATCCAACACGGGTGAAACTTCATCCCTTACCGCAGATTATTTTATATTGGCAGTAGGTGCCAAAAACAAATCCCTACCTTTTTTACCTTTTGACGGCAAACGAGTGTTATCTGCAAGAGAAGCCATGGTGGAACCAAAGGTCATTCCCAATTTAGCCATCATCGGTGCAGGTGCGATTGGTGTTGAATTTGCTGATTTTTATGCAAGTATGGGATCTAAAGTCACCATCATCGAATACCAAGACCACCTACTTCCGAATGAGGACAAAGAACTCTCTGGGATACTCGAACGTAGTTTTAAAAAACGAGGGATTGAACAGTATTTGAGTTATGGTGTGGAGACAGCAACTGTTTCTGAAAAAGGCGTTGAACTCACGTTACTTGACAGAAATTCAGCTAAAAAAGAAAAATTAAACTTTGATAAGGTGATTGTGGGAGTGGGGATCACACCAAATACAATGACCATTGGCCTAGATGCGATTGGAGTGAAATTAAAAAATGGGTTTGTGGAATATGTAGGAAACTATAGATCCACCATAGATCATATTTATGCGATCGGTGATTGTATTCCGACACCTTCGCTTGCCCATGTGGCAAGTGCGGAAGGGATTCGTGCGGCAGAGGACATCTCCATTCGTATGGGAAATCCTCATCACATCCAAATCCAACGTTTGAATTATGCATACATACCAGGTTGTACGTACTGCCATCCAGAAGTGGCGAGTGTTGGTCTTAGTGAAGACAAAGCAAAAGCGATGGGCCACGACATTAAGGTAGGTAAATTTCCATTTTCAGCGAGTGGACGTGCCCAAGCCCAAGGGGATACAACGGGAATGGTAAAAATTGTGTCCGATGCCAAACATGGTGAAATTTTAGGAGCACATATCATTGGGCCTGGAGCAACTGAACTCATCGCAGAACTGACACTAGGTGCCAATATGGAAATTACTGTGAGGGAACTTGCCAATACCATCCATGCTCACCCGACTCTCTCTGAAGGGATTATGGAAAGTGCTGCAGCAGTACTTGGTGAGGCGATTAATATTTAA